The following nucleotide sequence is from Cyclobacteriaceae bacterium.
GTTTTGTAATCCATCCTTCATATGATGGACTAATTTATAACGAGTTTCATAATTGTCATTAATTTGAATCTCATCTGAGGTACCAGAACGAGAAGTTGCCCAATCATCCCTTTGTTTGAGAATGTCATCTAACTCTATTTGTAAAGCCTTTAAAACCTTTCCTACAGGTTCCATAATTGTTTCAATTTCTTGATTTGTCATAATGTTAATTTTTACAAAGGAATAGCTTTATAAATGATTGAGCAACACACGAATACCGCCACGCTTATATACAGCTTTTGTGAAAATATTTACAGGTAATAACTGCATCTTCCCCCAGTCTCAGAGCACTTTCCCCCTGTGGTTGAAAACGGTTTCTTGCAAGCCCTACACTTGGATTTTTCTCGATTAATAACAAGAGTAAACGCACTTTCCGCAAGTTCCTGCTTTCTGCATTTTGTGAGTTGTCTCACAAACTCTTTTAGTAATTGTGTTTCACTCATCTTTGGATTGTTAGCATACACATCTTTGTGAATAGATTCTACTTTTGTTGACTTCTTCATAACTTAATTAAGTTTTAATTTATCCTTTAAACCATAAATGCAACCGTATAGGATTTTCCTATTTGGTTGCATTCAAATTACTATACGTAAATTTCTATTGAAGGTTATATACAATTTGAAACAATAATTATATCACATATAAAAATTATTTAAGCTTTCCCATTTAACCATTGCTTGAATTCTTGGGCAAATACTTTTGAAGACCAGAATAGAATCATATTCAATCAGAATTCAAAAGCAGAGTATAATAAGCGAATAGAAAGAGTTTTAGGTCAAATAGAAAAATGCCTGTTCATAAAATAACTGTTGATGCAGCCTCAACTTCTACTTATGAACAGCAAATATTAAAAACTGAATTTAACACAATAACCTTTCCCTGTTAATAAGTCTTACATTAATTCAATTATATACTTTTAATAAAGACTTTAATCTTCATGCTAGAAAATTAAAAAATGGTGAAGTAATTCCATTGAACGATGTAACCACTAGTTCCTATTTGGATATTGCCCGTTGGCTTTCATTTTACACATCATCAACTTTTGTAGGGTATTTTGAATATGTGTGCGAATTGAAAATCTGATTATAGAGATTAATAATTCGAGATTGATGATCCGGATAAAATTCAATTAAAATTATATATAAGAACAGAAATGATTGGGGAAAACATGGAGTATATTGAACACATCGAAAAGCACAAGGCAACTGGATACTTTTCACCAATACCAGATTTGATGAATGCGGGGACGGGAGTAAATTGTGTGTTTTTACTTTTGCAGGACACCGAGTTCAAAAATTACGCGGTTTAAAGCTGTTCTCTAAATAAAAATCTGAATGACTGTCCAGATTGTTCCTACTGCACCTAAAACACTCCAGCAATTTTGAGAACAGTAAACAACTGGGTTTCTTCAAATGCTTCCCACATCCTGGTTAAGGGTGGCTTAGGCTCCTGAGGACGAGAGTAATTATTAGGAAGGTTTTGATAATCGAAGATTGATGTTGGGCTTTTCTCTTCATAATCATCAATGGGTGCACGACCTCTAAATACTTGTTTCTTTTTCATTGGTTTCGTACTTCTGCTTTCCTTGTCGATTTCATTTTCTTTCTATGAAAATACAAATTAACAGAGTTTTGAAAATAATAAACGTCATCCCAATAATTGAAAACTGAATCTTCTTCATTAGGAGAAATACCTTCATGAACAAATTTGTTTCGTATTTCAAATACTTCCTGCAATGATTTCCTCCATTGTGGTCGATATTTCTTTAAAGTAGTTTTTGCTTTATTCTTGGATTTTCCCCCAATCACAAATTCAACATTCTCAATTTCATCCAAAATATTTTTCCCACCCATCAATTTCGAAAATACATCCACTATTTTTTCGAGACTTTGAAAGGAAGTTTTATGAAAGATGATAAACGGCCTTGTTACTTTATTTTTGCTAAATAGTTCAAAAGCATCATTAATAGTTATTTTTTGATCCATCAAAGCATCATATCCCTTTTCATCCCAATCATCTCTTTCTACAATTAAAGTCTTGAGATAGACTTCCATTGCAGTACTCATATTAACGAAGAAATTTGCACGTGCTACCTTTTGGGCATCAGAAGCAAATAGGGGTTTACCTTTATCCGAAATTGTTACAGCACCAATTAATAAATCTGCAGCCGCTAAAAAGAATTCGAAAAAATTATCATCTGCATCAATAATTCTTCCTTCCTTTTTGTCCTTTTTGAATTGCGCAAATCTTGTTTGCAATTTTTTTACATCGAAGACCATAAAGACTGGGGTAATGAATATTAAATTTAGCCTTGAAGTTGCGTTTGCAAAAAATCTTACAAAACTTTTCACCAACGAAATCTGTATGTAAGGGTGGTGTTGATTAAACTTCTTAATTCGCCAACACTTTCTAAGTTTTTTTTGAGGCCGATAACAGAATTATCCCAAAGACCTTGCTGATAGCCACAAAAATCATCTTCTAGTCCATGTTTTTCTTTATGAGCTAAATGGAGAGGACTAATCCTATGAGTATTCCATAATTCAAAATACTCAGAAGCAAACGTTGAAGGTCGCTTTTCCTTCAAAAAACCAATCGTCTTGTAGATAAGAATTATGTTTGGAAGTCTCTTTTTATAGATTCTAAAAAGATCTTCTTTACTCATTGCATCATAAACATCAGGGTAAAAAGCCTCGAAAGCTAACTGCAATTTATTTTTAAATCCTATCGCAAAGGCATTTTCAAAATCTATAATCATTTGTTTAGCCTCAATTTCATACTTATCAAGTTCATCCATCTGATGCTGTAGATCGGTATCAATAAGGTCTTTCTTAGTCTTCAAATCATATCGGTGCTTTATGTAACTAAAAACAACAGTTACAAAAGCACCAATTAGTGCACCTAAGAAAGCAGATTCAAAATTGAAATTTGGGGATACTTCTGGAGGTTGGGGCATTGTTTACTAAAGATAACACATAAAAAAAGACCAGCTTATGACTGGTCTTTTCATTTCCCAAAATTTCCGAATCGATTTGTGAGTACACAATTGAATACCTAAATTCAATTATTCCTTTCAAATCATGCCATTTCTAGCATTTTGTAGTCTGTACGGGAATCGAACCCGTGTTACCAGAATGAAAATCTGGTGTCCTAACCCCTAGACGAACAGACCGTCTTTTTTAAGAGCCGCAAAGATAGAAGCATCCCGCTATTTGACAAAAATGGTTCATTCTTTTTTCGGCCCCGGGGAACATAATCGGTTGGTTTTACCTTAATACTGATATATTTTTACGCCTCGGAAAATTTAACCCAGTAAACACATGACAAAGATTGGTATTAACGGATTTGGTCGCATCGGCCGCCTGGCATTTCGCGCAGCAGTCGATCGCAAAGACATTGAAATTGTCGGTATCAACGATATCGTAGATCCGGAATACATGGCCTATATGCTGAAATATGATTCTACTCATGGCCGTTTCAGCGGTACGGTGGAAGCAAAAGATGGTCAGCTGATCGTCAACGGAAAGAAAATCCGTGTTACAGCAGAAAAAGACCCTTCCAACCTCAAATGGGGAGATGTAGGTGCCGAAATCATTGTAGAGTCTACCGGACTTTTCCTCACCAAAGCGGATGCCCAAAAGCACATCACCGCCGGAGCAAAAAAAGTAGTAATGTCTGCCCCTGCAAAGGATGACACCCCTACGTTTGTCATGGGTGTAAACAACAAGAGCTTAAAAGCTGAACATACCATCGTTTCAAATGCCTCATGCACAACGAACTGCCTTGCTCCTCTTGCCAAGGTTCTTAACGACAAGTTTGGTATCGTTGAAGGTTTGATGAGCACAGTTCATGCCGTAACAGCAACACAAAAGACTGTCGATGGTCCTTCAGCAAAAGACTGGAGAGGTGGCCGCGGCGGATATCAGAATATTATTCCTTCTTCCACAGGTGCTGCCAAAGCCGTTGCTCTGGTAATCCCGGAATTGAAAGGAAAGCTTACCGGTATGTCATTCCGCGTTCCGGTTGCTGACGTATCTGTTGTGGATTTGACAGTTCGTCTTGCAAAGCCTGCATCATATGACGCCATCAAGGCTGCCATGAAGGAAGCCGCTGACGGCGACCTAAAAGGCATCATGGGATATACTGAAGACGAAGTAGTTTCTACCGATTTCATCGGAGACGCACGCACCTGTATTTTCGACGCAAAGGCTGGTATCGCACTGAACGACAGCTTTGTAAAAGTCGTAGCATGGTATGATAACGAGTGGGGATATTCCAACAAACTGATTGACCTGGTTCAGGCATTGGCAAAGTTGTAATCACTTCCCTTATACAATAGAGAACGGTGTCCCAAAAAGACACCGTTTTTTTTGGGTCTGATTCCCTTAAAAAGGTATTCCAGATCTCCCTTCCGGCAGTTTGGGGATTCACCCCTTTTGCGAGTCCATGTAAGGTTCTGATTGCCGCCACATCTCCCCGAAGCCGAAATCTGGGGTATTATCCCCGTGTCTACCCCTTTGCAGAATACTCCTGAATCAGCTTTATTCTGTTATAAATCAGTCAGTTATGATGAATTGAGAATGTTTCTATTTCACTCCCTTCTGACTTTGCCGGTTAGTTTACGGATGTAGGATTTGGGCCGCTTTTGGAGAATTTCTTACGGCTGCCTGCCGCACCTTTGAACCATTGATAAACGAAACGAGGGGGATTATGTCAAGCACATCACACATCAATGTTCGTCACAGACTTACCCAGATCATTGTTCTGGTAGTCGTGATCCTGGCTACTATGTTATTTTCACAGGTAGCCAAAGCACAAGGTTCGATGCGTTACGACAAAGCGAAGTATCGCATCCAGGTACACAAGGATTCCAACAAGACGTGCAGCATTCTCAAGAAGAAGAGAAACTCACAGGCGAAGCATCCGATGATGGCCTCCGCGAGACGTTCATCAAAGAGTAGAGCAGTCCTTGCAGAAACAGAAAACCCAGGGGTAGCTTCTTCCAATTGATCACAAATAGGGGTGTTTAGTGATAGCCTCCGCAGTTCCTGTGGGGGCATTTTTTTTGCCTGCTTCAGATGAAAGATAGCCTGATCTTTAATCCCTGACCTTTCATCTTCTTATTTACTGATGTAGTGTTTCTCCCGCTTTTAGACAATTTCTCTCTCACTACAAGTGCACCTTTGATTCAACATAAAACAACAAGCACATGGCACACCAACTTTCCACCGTCAATTTCCGCCAGAGAGTAACTCAATTATTGGTATTGGTTATCCTCATCATCGCTTGCATTTTGTTCTCATTGCCGGCAGATGCTCAACGTGCGAATCGTAAAGCAAAGAGCAAAAACCATGTGTCGCTTTTCAAAAGCAAGTCTGATAAAGCATGCTACCTCCTCTATAAGAAAAGAACTTCCAACCCTAAGCGTTCCCTGTTTGCTTCTGCTCCACGCCGTGCGAAATACAAGCCAATGGCAGAGACAGATCAACCAGGAAGATTCACGACCGCTTCAGTTGAATAGATAAAGAAAGTGTTTTGGTGAAAAGCCTCTGTGGGAAACCGCAGAGGTTTTTCTTTTGTATGCTATTTCTGCGAATCTTTGCAGGATGAATTTCGATCCCGAAGTCTTCTACCACAACATAGCGCAGACCTCTCCCCTGGCCTTTGGCATAGCAATCGATCATGCCGAGGGTATCTATCTCTATTCGCCTGATGGAAAGCGCTACATGGATATGATCTCAGGGATCTCCGTCAGCAATGTCGGGCATCGTCATCCAAAGGTGGTAAAGGCCATCAAGGACCAGGTGGACAAGCATCTTCATGTTATGGTCTATGGAGAATATATTCAGTCCACCCCTAACCTCCTCGCTGCAAAGCTTGCGAGTCTGCTGCCCAAATCCCTGAACTGTTCCTACTTCGTCAACTCGGGAACAGAAGCCAACGAAGGTGCCCTTAAGCTTGCCAAGCGCTGGACCGGTCGAATGGAGATCATTTCTTTTAACAAGTCGTATCATGGAAGCACGCATGGTTCGCTCAGCGTTTCCGGAAACGAAAAGAAGAAGAATGCATTCCGGCCTCTCCTTCCGGAAGTTCGCTTTATAGATTTTAACATTTCAGAACAGCTATCCCAGATCACTGATCAGACCGCCTGCGTGATCGTCGAAACGATTCAAGGGGATGCTGGTGTGCGAATCACTGCAAAGGAATACATGCTCGCACTCAGGAAACGATGTGATGAAACGGGAGCATTACTGATCCTTGATGAGATCCAGTGCGGCATGGG
It contains:
- the gap gene encoding type I glyceraldehyde-3-phosphate dehydrogenase; amino-acid sequence: MTKIGINGFGRIGRLAFRAAVDRKDIEIVGINDIVDPEYMAYMLKYDSTHGRFSGTVEAKDGQLIVNGKKIRVTAEKDPSNLKWGDVGAEIIVESTGLFLTKADAQKHITAGAKKVVMSAPAKDDTPTFVMGVNNKSLKAEHTIVSNASCTTNCLAPLAKVLNDKFGIVEGLMSTVHAVTATQKTVDGPSAKDWRGGRGGYQNIIPSSTGAAKAVALVIPELKGKLTGMSFRVPVADVSVVDLTVRLAKPASYDAIKAAMKEAADGDLKGIMGYTEDEVVSTDFIGDARTCIFDAKAGIALNDSFVKVVAWYDNEWGYSNKLIDLVQALAKL
- a CDS encoding aspartate aminotransferase family protein, whose translation is MNFDPEVFYHNIAQTSPLAFGIAIDHAEGIYLYSPDGKRYMDMISGISVSNVGHRHPKVVKAIKDQVDKHLHVMVYGEYIQSTPNLLAAKLASLLPKSLNCSYFVNSGTEANEGALKLAKRWTGRMEIISFNKSYHGSTHGSLSVSGNEKKKNAFRPLLPEVRFIDFNISEQLSQITDQTACVIVETIQGDAGVRITAKEYMLALRKRCDETGALLILDEIQCGMGRTGKLFAFEHYGITPDILTIAKAFGGGLPIGAFISSEEKMKAFTFDPMLGHITTFGGNPVCCASALATLEVIEEEKLLSQVEAKGKRIESRLQHPKVKEIRRIGLMFAIDFDSEERVNRIVEYAKQHGVICYWFLSHPYSFRIAPPLTITDQEIDEACGVIRRAIEKS